A region of Syngnathoides biaculeatus isolate LvHL_M chromosome 20, ASM1980259v1, whole genome shotgun sequence DNA encodes the following proteins:
- the slc35e3 gene encoding solute carrier family 35 member E3 → MAAEKLPFNLSGNGRIAAGLLANLLSSICIVFINKWIYVHYGFPNMTLTLVHFAMTWLGLYVCQKMDVFSPKSLPLRRIAWLALSFCGFVAFTNLSLQNNSIGTYQLAKAMTTPVIILIQTLYYKKTFSTKMKLTLVPITLGVILNSYYDMRFNVLGTLFATLGVVVTSLYQVWVGAKQHELQVNSMQLLYYQAPLSSGFLLAVIPFFEPLTGDGGIFGPWSLPALVTVFLSGVVAFLVNLSIYWIIGNTSAVTYNMFGHFKFCITLVGGYVLFQDPLSLNQALGILCTLLGILSYTHIKLAEREEGKSRLAQRP, encoded by the exons ATGGCGGCCGAGAAGCTGCCGTTCAACCTCTCGGGCAACGGGCGTATCGCGGCCGGCCTGCTGGCCAACCTGCTCTCCTCCATCTGCATCGTGTTCATCAACAAGTGGATCTACGTGCACTACGGCTTCCCCAACATGACGCTCACCCTGGTCCACTTCGCGATGACCTGGCTGGGGCTGTACGTGTGCCAAAAGATGGACGTGTTCTCGCCAAAGAGCCTGCCGCTGCGCAGGATCGCGTGGCTGGCGTTGAGCTTCTGCGGCTTCGTGGCCTTCACCAACCTGTCGCTGCAGAACAACTCCATCGGCAcgtaccagctggccaaggcCATGACCACGCccgtcatcatcctcatccaGACGCTCTACTACAAGAAGACCTTCTCCACCAAGATGAAACTCACGctg GTGCCGATCACTTTGGGCGTGATACTGAACTCGTACTACGACATGCGCTTCAACGTGCTGGGAACGCTTTTCGCAACGTTGGGTGTTGTGGTGACGTCGCTCTACCAAGTG TGGGTCGGAGCAAAACAACACGAGCTCCAAGTCAACTCCATGCAGCTTCTGTACTATCAGGCCCCCCTGTCGTCAGGCTTCCTGCTGGCCGTCATTCCCTTCTTTGAGCCGCTCACGGGAGACGGAGGAATATTCGGACCGTGGTCTCTTCCCGCTCTG GTGACCGTGTTTCTCTCCGGGGTGGTGGCCTTCCTGGTCAACTTGTCCATCTACTGGATCATTGGAAACACGTCGGCTGTGAC CTACAACATGTTCGGCCACTTCAAATTCTGCATCACCCTGGTGGGAGGCTACGTGCTCTTCCAGGATCCGCTGTCACTCAACCAG GCTTTGGGGATCCTCTGTACGCTGCTGGGAATCTTGTCGTACACTCACATCAAGCTGGCCGAGCGAGAGGAAGGCAAGAGTCGACTGGCTCAGAGACCGTAG